One Deltaproteobacteria bacterium genomic window carries:
- the pssA gene encoding CDP-diacylglycerol--serine O-phosphatidyltransferase, with translation MPAPLRKGVYILPNLFTTGGLFSGFYSVIASLHGDFQLAALAILLAQIFDILDGRVARLTRTTSRFGIEYDSLADLVAFGVAPGILAYRWALEPWQNWGWLAASLYVTCGALRLARFNVQYDNVEKRHFIGLPIPAAADVIAATVLLYYKYGGAGATHKHLLVLLVIYGLAALMVSNVKYFSFKELQLHRRHPFSMLVLVILVLNLLIAEPQWMAFAGSTLFALSGPARSLFVRGRWLLHARGRRHPLKVVENPTLTTSSESPTKGAQ, from the coding sequence ATGCCCGCGCCGCTACGCAAGGGTGTTTACATCCTGCCCAATCTCTTCACCACCGGCGGATTGTTCTCCGGTTTCTACTCGGTCATCGCCAGCCTGCACGGCGATTTCCAACTCGCCGCACTGGCGATTTTGCTGGCGCAGATTTTCGACATCCTCGACGGAAGGGTCGCGCGCCTGACGCGCACCACCAGCCGCTTCGGCATCGAGTACGATTCGTTGGCGGATCTCGTCGCCTTCGGCGTGGCGCCCGGCATTCTCGCCTACCGCTGGGCACTCGAGCCGTGGCAAAACTGGGGCTGGCTGGCCGCATCGCTCTACGTCACCTGCGGCGCGTTGCGCTTGGCGCGCTTCAACGTGCAGTACGACAATGTCGAGAAGCGCCACTTCATCGGCCTCCCAATTCCAGCCGCCGCCGACGTGATCGCGGCGACTGTGTTGCTCTACTACAAGTACGGCGGCGCCGGCGCCACCCACAAGCATCTGTTGGTGTTACTCGTCATCTACGGCTTAGCCGCGTTGATGGTGAGCAACGTGAAATACTTCAGCTTCAAAGAGTTGCAATTGCACCGTCGCCATCCGTTCTCGATGCTGGTGCTCGTGATCCTCGTGCTCAACCTGCTCATCGCCGAGCCGCAATGGATGGCATTCGCGGGCTCGACGCTGTTCGCGCTCTCAGGACCGGCGCGCTCGCTGTTTGTGCGCGGCCGCTGGCTGTTGCATGCGCGCGGGCGACGGCATCCGCTCAAGGTCGTCGAAAATCCCACCTTGACAACATCGAGCGAGTCGCCTACGAAGGGTGCGCAATGA
- a CDS encoding phosphatidylserine decarboxylase family protein has product MPAHWAGLPIAREGYPLIAGAAGIALLLWLLGGAIGAIVGAGLFGIVLNFFRDPERISPADERLIVAPADGRVITVAPVREDRFLHADTIKVSIFMSPLNVHVNRNPVSGAVVSTHYNHGKYFRAFAEKASLDNEQNAIVVEDKHGRRVCFVQIAGFLARRIVCYLRPGMNVERGRRCGIIKFGSRVDIYLPPEVAVQVRVGDHTTAGETVIGSWQ; this is encoded by the coding sequence ATGCCCGCCCACTGGGCGGGGCTTCCCATTGCGCGCGAGGGCTATCCGCTGATCGCTGGCGCCGCGGGCATTGCGCTGTTGCTGTGGCTGCTCGGCGGCGCGATCGGCGCGATCGTTGGTGCCGGGCTGTTTGGAATCGTGCTCAACTTCTTTCGCGATCCGGAACGGATCTCCCCAGCAGATGAACGGCTGATCGTCGCTCCAGCCGACGGCCGTGTGATCACCGTCGCACCGGTACGCGAGGATCGCTTTCTCCACGCCGATACGATCAAGGTCAGCATCTTCATGTCGCCGCTGAACGTCCACGTGAACCGCAATCCGGTGAGCGGTGCGGTGGTGAGCACGCACTACAATCACGGCAAGTACTTCCGCGCCTTCGCTGAGAAAGCCTCGCTCGACAACGAACAGAACGCCATCGTCGTCGAAGACAAGCATGGGCGGCGCGTGTGCTTCGTGCAGATCGCGGGCTTTCTGGCGCGCCGGATTGTCTGCTATCTTCGTCCCGGTATGAACGTCGAGCGTGGACGGCGCTGTGGCATCATCAAGTTCGGATCGCGGGTGGATATCTATCTGCCACCCGAGGTCGCGGTGCAGGTACGTGTCGGCGACCACACCACCGCGGGCGAAACGGTGATCGGCTCATGGCAGTAA
- the ilvC gene encoding ketol-acid reductoisomerase — protein MKIYTDPDADLRHIQGKKIAVIGYGSQGHAHANNLRDSGLDVVVGLRRDSSSWKKAEAAGLTVMETAAAAKAADIVMILVPDEQGGEIYENEIAPGMRDGKYLAFGHGFNIHFKQIVPPAGVNVFMVAPKGPGHLVRSEFQKGRGVPCLLAIHQDPSKNTKDVGLAYAKGIGGTRAAVIETDFKEETETDLFGEQSVLCGGLTELIRAGYETLVEAGYSPEMAYFECLHEVKLIVDLIYEGGIANMRYSISNTAEYGDMTRGKKIIGPEVKAAMKQVLADIQSGKFANEWITEYRCGSPHFKELRKEGANHPIEKVGAKLRSLMPWLASERLVDKSKN, from the coding sequence GTGAAGATCTACACCGACCCAGACGCCGATCTACGGCACATCCAAGGCAAGAAGATCGCAGTGATCGGCTACGGCAGCCAAGGCCACGCACACGCCAACAATCTGCGCGACAGCGGGCTCGACGTGGTCGTTGGTTTGCGTCGCGACAGCAGCTCCTGGAAGAAGGCGGAAGCCGCCGGCCTCACGGTGATGGAGACCGCCGCCGCCGCGAAGGCGGCCGACATCGTGATGATCCTGGTGCCGGACGAACAAGGCGGGGAGATCTACGAGAACGAAATCGCCCCCGGGATGCGCGACGGGAAGTACCTCGCCTTCGGACATGGTTTCAACATCCACTTCAAACAAATCGTTCCGCCGGCCGGCGTTAACGTGTTCATGGTAGCGCCGAAGGGCCCCGGCCATCTCGTGCGCAGCGAGTTCCAAAAGGGTCGCGGTGTGCCGTGTCTGCTCGCGATCCATCAAGACCCGTCGAAGAATACCAAAGACGTCGGCCTTGCGTACGCGAAGGGCATCGGTGGCACGCGGGCTGCGGTGATCGAGACCGACTTCAAGGAGGAGACCGAGACCGATCTGTTCGGCGAACAGTCGGTGCTCTGCGGCGGTCTCACCGAGTTGATTCGCGCTGGCTACGAGACCCTCGTCGAAGCGGGGTATTCGCCGGAGATGGCGTACTTCGAGTGCCTGCACGAAGTGAAGCTGATCGTCGACCTGATCTACGAAGGCGGCATCGCCAACATGCGCTACTCGATCAGCAACACGGCCGAGTATGGTGACATGACGCGCGGCAAGAAGATCATCGGTCCCGAGGTAAAGGCGGCGATGAAGCAAGTGCTCGCCGACATCCAGAGCGGCAAGTTCGCCAACGAGTGGATCACCGAGTACCGCTGCGGCAGCCCGCACTTCAAGGAGCTACGCAAAGAAGGCGCGAACCATCCGATCGAAAAAGTCGGCGCCAAGCTGCGGTCACTGATGCCATGGCTCGCCTCGGAGCGCTTGGTAGATAAGAGCAAGAACTGA
- the ilvN gene encoding acetolactate synthase small subunit — translation MRHTISVLVENEFGVLARVAGLFSGRGFNIESLTVAETLDPTVSRITLVTHGDDQVLEQITKQLNKLISVIKVIDFLDTRHVERELALIKITATETTRAEVMNIVDIFRAKVIDVSAQSYIIELTGDEDKIRAIVDLLRPLGIVEIARTGKVAMHRGMQMLAARNGKEQAA, via the coding sequence ATGCGCCACACGATTTCTGTCCTGGTCGAGAACGAATTCGGCGTCCTGGCTCGCGTCGCCGGCCTCTTCAGCGGACGCGGTTTCAACATCGAGAGTCTCACGGTCGCCGAAACCCTCGATCCGACGGTCTCGCGCATTACGTTGGTCACTCACGGCGATGATCAGGTGTTGGAGCAAATCACCAAACAGCTCAACAAGCTGATCAGCGTGATCAAGGTGATCGACTTCCTCGACACCAGGCACGTCGAGCGCGAGCTGGCGCTCATCAAAATCACCGCAACCGAGACCACGCGCGCGGAAGTCATGAACATCGTCGACATCTTCCGCGCCAAAGTGATCGACGTGAGCGCGCAGAGCTACATCATCGAGCTGACCGGCGACGAGGACAAAATCCGCGCGATTGTCGATCTCCTACGCCCGCTCGGCATCGTCGAAATCGCACGCACCGGCAAGGTGGCGATGCACCGCGGCATGCAAATGCTCGCCGCGCGCAACGGGAAGGAGCAAGCAGCGTGA
- a CDS encoding DUF465 domain-containing protein codes for MEKHEEELIRTLLDKDVELRRYYEEHLVLEKQLATFQHKHFLTPEEEVEKKRLQKLKLAGKDHIMEILGKYRSH; via the coding sequence ATGGAGAAGCATGAAGAAGAGTTGATCCGTACTCTGTTGGACAAGGACGTTGAGCTGCGCCGCTATTACGAGGAGCACCTCGTACTCGAAAAGCAGCTCGCCACGTTCCAGCACAAACACTTCCTCACGCCAGAAGAAGAAGTCGAAAAGAAACGCCTCCAGAAGCTCAAGCTCGCCGGCAAGGATCACATCATGGAGATTCTCGGCAAGTATCGATCGCACTGA
- the tsaB gene encoding tRNA (adenosine(37)-N6)-threonylcarbamoyltransferase complex dimerization subunit type 1 TsaB → MWTLGLDTATWTASVGIDRDGVAVAQRTERVENTLAAAIIPLIDGVLTQARIAISDLDAIAVSAGPGSFTGLRVGLSTAKGLAYAANAHLVAVPTLEALARALGPRTETVWTILDARRSEIYAASFRWRGDQLDRVVAEMAIAPRELARFVSGPEDVVFIGDGVDEYQDVLIELFGAVVKRLPLAAAPPSGAAVAAIGRERLAAGVAAELASVEPFYVRASEAERKFC, encoded by the coding sequence GTGTGGACCCTCGGACTCGACACCGCGACGTGGACCGCGAGTGTCGGGATTGATCGCGACGGCGTGGCCGTCGCGCAGCGGACCGAACGCGTCGAGAACACGCTCGCTGCCGCCATCATTCCCCTGATTGACGGCGTTCTCACTCAAGCGCGCATCGCGATCAGTGATCTCGACGCGATCGCGGTGTCAGCCGGCCCTGGGTCGTTTACCGGGCTGCGTGTTGGGCTCAGCACGGCGAAGGGGTTGGCGTACGCTGCCAACGCTCATCTGGTGGCGGTGCCGACGCTGGAAGCGCTCGCACGCGCACTCGGCCCTCGTACCGAAACGGTGTGGACGATCCTCGATGCGCGCCGCAGCGAGATCTACGCCGCCAGCTTTCGCTGGCGCGGCGACCAGCTCGATCGTGTGGTCGCCGAGATGGCCATCGCTCCGCGCGAACTGGCTCGTTTTGTGAGCGGCCCAGAGGATGTGGTCTTCATCGGTGATGGCGTCGACGAATACCAAGACGTGTTGATCGAGCTCTTCGGCGCCGTGGTCAAACGACTACCGCTCGCTGCGGCGCCACCGTCTGGCGCGGCCGTTGCGGCCATCGGGCGTGAACGCCTCGCGGCAGGTGTTGCGGCCGAGTTGGCGAGCGTGGAGCCGTTCTACGTTCGGGCCTCTGAGGCCGAGCGAAAATTTTGTTAA
- the rseP gene encoding RIP metalloprotease RseP produces the protein MPTSILAAIIVLGFLILVHELGHFLVAKRVGVKVLRFSIGFGPKLFGWRSGDTEYQLSVVPLGGYVKMEGEDSDAELDEAAKKVSFAHQPVSRRFAIVFAGPGTNLLFAFLIFCVTYIAFGVRTPSEQAKVGGLSAGMPAIEAGVEAGDVVRFVDDKPVSTWDEMSQAIRQSGGRTLTLTIDRNGGERKINVTPKERPNKTIFGEELETKLYLIGIEPGLDVKNVGPLEAVWMAGQQTFIWGETILVGLVKMVSGKIPSSEIGGPIEIVRQAGKQAALGIEFLLMFTAVISINLGILNLLPIPVLDGGHLFFFAIEGLLGRPIELRYRELAQQVGLFVLIALMLFAFYNDIARVLQG, from the coding sequence ATGCCCACCAGTATTCTCGCGGCCATCATCGTCCTGGGATTTCTGATCTTGGTGCACGAGCTGGGTCACTTTTTGGTAGCCAAGCGCGTTGGCGTCAAGGTGCTCCGCTTTTCCATCGGCTTCGGTCCAAAACTATTCGGTTGGCGCTCCGGCGATACGGAGTATCAACTCAGTGTCGTCCCGCTGGGCGGCTACGTCAAAATGGAGGGCGAGGATTCCGACGCCGAACTGGACGAGGCGGCGAAGAAGGTGTCGTTTGCGCACCAACCTGTCAGCCGGCGCTTTGCCATCGTCTTCGCCGGACCGGGCACGAATCTGCTATTTGCCTTCCTGATCTTTTGCGTGACGTACATCGCGTTCGGCGTACGCACACCGAGCGAACAGGCGAAGGTCGGCGGGCTGTCGGCCGGCATGCCGGCGATCGAGGCCGGCGTCGAAGCCGGCGATGTCGTTCGCTTTGTTGATGACAAGCCGGTCAGCACCTGGGACGAAATGTCGCAGGCGATCCGTCAGAGTGGCGGTCGCACGCTGACGCTGACGATCGATCGCAACGGCGGCGAACGCAAGATCAACGTCACGCCGAAGGAGCGCCCCAACAAGACGATCTTCGGCGAAGAACTCGAAACCAAACTCTATCTCATCGGCATCGAGCCCGGGCTCGACGTGAAGAACGTTGGCCCGCTCGAAGCTGTCTGGATGGCTGGTCAGCAAACGTTCATCTGGGGTGAGACGATTCTGGTGGGATTGGTGAAGATGGTCTCGGGCAAGATCCCATCGAGCGAAATCGGCGGGCCAATCGAGATCGTCCGCCAAGCCGGCAAGCAGGCGGCGCTGGGCATCGAGTTTCTCCTCATGTTCACCGCGGTGATCAGCATCAATCTCGGCATCCTCAACCTGCTGCCGATCCCGGTGCTCGATGGTGGGCACCTGTTTTTCTTTGCCATCGAAGGACTGCTCGGCCGCCCGATTGAGCTGCGCTACCGCGAACTGGCGCAGCAGGTCGGCTTGTTTGTGCTGATCGCGTTGATGCTGTTCGCCTTCTACAACGACATCGCCCGCGTCCTACAGGGCTAG
- a CDS encoding phosphatidate cytidylyltransferase encodes MLRARLATAAVAIPLLLLLIKYAPFWLFAAVLALIAAVGVLEYFVMAFPSQPGSRALGVALGWMLAIASASTRADWLAFAMVAALVIGLSWTLLARVDFEKGIGDLGLTLLGILYVSVLLPYFVWLWQTPHGAGWVILLLGAGMGGDSSGYFAGHAFGKHKLMPRVSPGKTVEGALGILAGSVAGVGIVELVLLPLMGLDVPDLGWTEATVVAVVIGVVGQVGDLCESMMKRTFAAKESGWIFPGHGGVLDRIDSLVFPVALLYYYVDLCR; translated from the coding sequence GTGTTGCGCGCTAGGCTCGCGACTGCCGCGGTCGCCATCCCTCTGCTGCTGCTACTGATCAAGTACGCACCATTCTGGCTCTTCGCCGCGGTGTTGGCGCTGATCGCGGCGGTTGGTGTCCTCGAATATTTCGTGATGGCGTTTCCGAGCCAACCGGGCTCGCGCGCGTTGGGTGTGGCGCTCGGTTGGATGCTGGCGATCGCGAGCGCGTCGACCCGCGCCGACTGGCTCGCCTTCGCGATGGTGGCCGCTTTAGTGATCGGGTTGAGCTGGACGTTGCTGGCGCGTGTCGATTTCGAGAAGGGCATCGGCGATCTCGGCCTGACGTTGTTGGGGATTTTGTACGTCAGCGTGTTGCTGCCGTACTTCGTGTGGCTGTGGCAGACGCCGCACGGCGCCGGCTGGGTCATTCTTCTCCTTGGTGCGGGGATGGGGGGTGACAGCAGCGGCTACTTCGCCGGCCACGCGTTCGGCAAGCACAAGCTCATGCCGCGCGTCAGCCCCGGCAAGACCGTCGAAGGCGCACTCGGCATTCTCGCCGGAAGCGTGGCGGGGGTCGGTATCGTAGAGCTGGTGCTGCTACCGCTGATGGGACTCGATGTCCCCGACCTGGGATGGACTGAAGCGACGGTGGTTGCGGTAGTGATTGGCGTGGTGGGGCAGGTAGGCGATCTGTGCGAATCCATGATGAAGCGCACGTTCGCCGCCAAGGAGTCGGGATGGATTTTCCCCGGCCATGGCGGCGTGCTGGATCGCATCGACAGTCTGGTGTTCCCGGTAGCCCTCCTATACTATTACGTCGATCTCTGCCGTTGA
- a CDS encoding isoprenyl transferase — MDGNGRWAQQRGLSRIEGHKHGKDSVRAIVEQARDLGIEYLSLYAFSTENWQRPRTEVSALMGLLRRYLRTELKKMMERDIRLVAVGDTTRLPLAVQRYLAADIEATKHNTGMTVVLAVSYGARSDIVRAARVIARECEAGRLDPDRIDEAVVDRYLSTHGIPDPDLLIRTSGEMRLSNFYLWQLAYSEIFVTETLWPDFRERQFCEALAVFQQRERRFGRVLESPQGEPLRVAR, encoded by the coding sequence ATGGACGGCAACGGCCGGTGGGCGCAGCAGCGCGGCCTCAGCCGCATCGAAGGGCACAAACACGGCAAGGACTCCGTGCGGGCAATCGTCGAACAAGCGCGCGACCTGGGCATCGAGTATCTCAGCCTGTACGCCTTCTCGACGGAAAATTGGCAACGTCCGCGCACCGAAGTGAGCGCGTTGATGGGCTTGCTGCGCCGCTACCTGCGCACCGAACTCAAGAAAATGATGGAGCGCGACATCCGGTTGGTCGCCGTTGGCGACACGACTCGCCTGCCGCTCGCGGTGCAGCGCTACTTGGCGGCGGACATCGAAGCCACCAAACACAACACCGGGATGACGGTCGTGCTAGCGGTGAGTTACGGCGCCCGCTCGGACATTGTCCGCGCCGCGCGGGTGATCGCCCGTGAGTGTGAAGCGGGGCGACTCGACCCCGACCGCATCGACGAAGCTGTCGTCGACCGTTACCTCAGCACGCACGGCATTCCTGATCCCGATCTGCTCATTCGCACCAGTGGCGAGATGCGGCTGTCGAACTTCTACCTCTGGCAGCTGGCGTACAGCGAAATTTTCGTCACTGAGACTCTGTGGCCGGACTTCCGCGAGCGCCAGTTTTGTGAAGCACTCGCGGTGTTTCAGCAACGCGAACGGCGCTTCGGCCGCGTGCTCGAATCGCCGCAAGGGGAACCGCTCCGTGTTGCGCGCTAG
- the frr gene encoding ribosome recycling factor: protein MIDEVIEGLRKDMERTLVSCRRDFGRTRTGRASTALLDGIMVDYYGTKTPLNQLAGISAPEPRMLVLQPYDKGAMQEIERAIQQSDLGLTPMNDGKIIRIPIPELTAERRRDLVKHVRKEAEGHRVSMRNHRHEAIDMLKTLEKDKEITEDDLRRGQEKVQEITNGYIERIDKALKTKEEEILEV from the coding sequence ATGATAGACGAGGTCATTGAAGGACTGCGTAAGGACATGGAGCGGACGCTGGTCAGTTGCCGGCGTGACTTCGGGCGCACGCGCACCGGCCGCGCCTCCACGGCGCTGCTCGACGGCATTATGGTCGACTACTACGGCACCAAGACGCCGCTCAACCAACTGGCGGGGATCTCGGCGCCGGAGCCGCGGATGCTCGTGTTGCAGCCGTACGACAAGGGCGCGATGCAGGAAATCGAACGCGCCATTCAGCAGTCGGACCTCGGCCTGACGCCGATGAACGACGGCAAGATCATTCGCATCCCCATCCCTGAACTGACCGCCGAGCGGCGGCGCGATTTGGTCAAGCATGTTCGCAAGGAAGCGGAGGGCCATCGCGTCTCGATGCGCAATCATCGCCATGAGGCCATCGACATGCTCAAGACGCTGGAGAAGGACAAGGAAATTACCGAAGACGATCTGCGTCGCGGCCAGGAGAAGGTGCAGGAGATCACCAACGGCTACATTGAACGCATCGACAAAGCGCTGAAGACCAAGGAAGAAGAAATTCTCGAGGTTTGA
- a CDS encoding UMP kinase — translation MPRRGGAAATASPTRLRYRRILLKLSGEALLGGQEFGIDNNVLRGIAGEIKEVRDLGAEVAVVIGGGNIFRGVAGSSRGMERATADYMGMLATIFNALALQDALEREGVQTRVQSAIEMQQVAEPYIRRRATRHLEKGRVVIFAGGTGNPFFTTDTAASLRAAEIGAEVMLKATNVDGIYDADPRKKPNAKKFTELTYLECLSKELKVMDATAISLCKESSLPIIVFDLSARGNIKRAVTGEAVGTIVRQRP, via the coding sequence GTGCCTCGCCGCGGCGGAGCGGCAGCAACAGCGTCGCCAACCCGGCTGCGCTACCGGCGTATTCTCCTCAAACTCAGCGGCGAAGCCCTCCTCGGCGGGCAGGAGTTTGGGATCGACAATAATGTCTTGCGAGGCATTGCCGGCGAGATCAAAGAAGTGCGTGATCTCGGCGCCGAGGTCGCCGTGGTGATTGGCGGTGGGAACATTTTTCGCGGCGTGGCCGGCAGCAGTCGCGGCATGGAGCGAGCCACCGCGGACTACATGGGCATGCTCGCCACCATCTTCAACGCCTTAGCATTGCAAGACGCGCTCGAACGCGAAGGCGTGCAGACTCGCGTCCAGTCGGCCATCGAGATGCAGCAAGTCGCCGAGCCCTACATCCGCCGGCGCGCCACGCGCCATCTTGAAAAGGGGCGGGTGGTGATCTTTGCCGGCGGCACCGGCAATCCGTTCTTCACTACTGACACGGCGGCGAGCTTGCGCGCGGCGGAGATCGGGGCCGAAGTGATGCTCAAAGCCACCAACGTCGATGGCATCTACGACGCCGACCCGCGCAAGAAACCCAACGCGAAGAAGTTCACGGAGTTGACCTATCTGGAGTGTCTGAGCAAGGAACTCAAGGTCATGGACGCGACCGCCATATCGCTCTGTAAAGAGAGCTCGCTGCCGATCATCGTGTTCGATCTCTCCGCGCGCGGCAACATCAAGCGTGCAGTTACCGGCGAGGCAGTCGGCACCATAGTAAGGCAACGACCATGA
- a CDS encoding elongation factor Ts, which translates to MSEVSAALVRELRDKTGAGMMDCKRALADSAGDLEKAIVVLREKGLAAAAKRATRVASEGLIVAASNGDGTVGALVEVNCETDFVARTPEFGALVEQAAQQVLTHGADVNLGELITTAVAKTGENVVMRRAARFESPANGGLVGSYIHAGGKIGVLLELARDGAITNSADCAQLVRDLAMQVAAANPRYVRREEVAVDVLDGERAIYRAQAATSGKPDAVIEKMVTGKLDKFFRDVCLLEQPFIKDPDRSVSTWLAEVVKRVGGSITVKRFARYQLGEQTEQAA; encoded by the coding sequence GTGAGTGAAGTCAGCGCCGCCCTGGTTCGCGAACTGCGCGATAAGACCGGGGCGGGAATGATGGATTGCAAGCGGGCGCTCGCCGACAGTGCAGGCGACCTCGAAAAGGCGATCGTCGTACTGCGCGAGAAGGGACTCGCCGCGGCGGCGAAACGCGCCACCCGCGTGGCGAGCGAAGGTCTGATCGTCGCGGCCAGCAATGGCGACGGCACGGTCGGCGCCCTGGTCGAAGTGAACTGCGAAACCGATTTCGTCGCCCGCACGCCCGAATTCGGCGCGCTGGTCGAGCAGGCGGCCCAACAAGTGTTGACGCATGGCGCCGACGTGAATCTGGGTGAGCTGATTACCACTGCGGTGGCGAAGACTGGCGAGAACGTCGTGATGCGCCGGGCGGCGCGCTTCGAATCACCGGCGAACGGCGGGTTAGTCGGCTCCTACATCCACGCTGGCGGCAAGATCGGCGTGCTGCTCGAACTGGCCCGCGACGGAGCGATCACGAATTCAGCGGATTGCGCCCAACTGGTCCGCGATCTCGCGATGCAAGTCGCTGCGGCGAATCCGCGCTACGTCCGCCGTGAGGAAGTGGCGGTCGATGTCCTCGATGGCGAGCGCGCCATCTATCGCGCTCAAGCCGCCACCTCGGGAAAGCCCGACGCAGTGATCGAGAAGATGGTGACCGGCAAGTTGGACAAGTTTTTCAGAGATGTCTGCTTGCTCGAACAGCCGTTCATCAAGGACCCCGATCGCTCCGTGAGCACGTGGTTGGCGGAGGTCGTGAAGCGGGTCGGTGGATCGATAACGGTCAAGCGCTTCGCGCGGTACCAGCTCGGGGAGCAGACCGAGCAGGCGGCATAA
- the rpsB gene encoding 30S ribosomal protein S2 translates to MEVSMKQLLEAGVHFGHQTSRWNPKMKPYIFGARNGIYIIDLQQTVKLFENAYAFVREVAAQGGHVLFVGTKKQAQDAIKEESDRCGMFYVNTRWLGGTLTNFQTIKQSIDKLKKCEETLENPVMAQALTKKEMLNVSRERDKLLGALGGIKNMRKLPDALFVIDPQKEEIAVKEANKLHIPVVAVVDTNCDPDVIDHKIPGNDDAIRAIRLFCGAIADAVLEGRARAEERAKGVSDQVADDAGPSQVAPAATVEGGMVQ, encoded by the coding sequence ATGGAAGTGAGCATGAAGCAGCTCTTGGAGGCCGGTGTGCACTTCGGCCACCAAACGAGCCGCTGGAACCCAAAGATGAAGCCGTACATCTTTGGCGCCCGCAACGGCATCTACATCATCGATCTGCAGCAGACGGTAAAGCTCTTCGAGAACGCCTACGCGTTCGTGCGCGAAGTGGCGGCCCAGGGCGGCCACGTCCTGTTTGTCGGCACCAAGAAGCAAGCCCAGGACGCGATCAAGGAAGAGTCCGACCGCTGCGGCATGTTCTACGTCAACACCCGTTGGCTGGGCGGCACCCTCACGAACTTCCAAACCATCAAGCAGAGCATCGACAAGTTGAAGAAGTGCGAAGAGACGCTCGAGAACCCGGTGATGGCCCAAGCTCTCACCAAGAAGGAAATGCTCAACGTCAGTCGCGAGCGCGACAAGCTCCTCGGTGCCCTCGGTGGAATCAAGAACATGCGCAAGCTGCCCGACGCGCTGTTTGTGATCGACCCGCAGAAGGAAGAGATCGCGGTCAAGGAAGCCAACAAGCTCCACATCCCGGTGGTCGCGGTGGTCGACACCAACTGCGACCCCGACGTGATCGATCACAAGATCCCCGGCAACGACGACGCCATCCGCGCCATTCGTCTGTTCTGCGGGGCGATCGCGGATGCGGTCCTCGAAGGTCGCGCACGCGCCGAAGAGCGCGCCAAGGGTGTGAGCGACCAGGTTGCCGACGACGCCGGCCCGAGCCAGGTGGCCCCCGCGGCCACTGTCGAAGGAGGGATGGTGCAGTGA